From one Leptospira licerasiae serovar Varillal str. VAR 010 genomic stretch:
- a CDS encoding ABC transporter permease: MLRNLRILSVLVRRDYALQYAGSALGLAWMFLQNVSLILIYTIVFYFIGIRSQGENSIEYFSNVLSGLLFWIPLQEYLIRGTGILTDNRQLIKRSPLGPEIFLWIPFVQFLLHWFVTSIPIFVFLAWAGKLGIWSLPLSFISMFCTGLFLACLQSYLARVNIILRDISPLVRLLSQFLFWGLPILYESKGILGKLNVFNPFFFPLEVFRSALLVGYIPQARIWDFLPFLGIFLGVFFLSRTKLNQIVLDHL, encoded by the coding sequence TTGTTGCGTAATCTCAGAATTTTATCGGTTCTTGTCAGAAGGGATTATGCATTGCAGTATGCAGGTTCCGCTTTGGGCCTGGCCTGGATGTTCCTACAAAACGTAAGTTTGATCCTGATCTATACTATCGTATTCTATTTTATTGGTATCAGATCCCAGGGAGAAAACTCCATAGAATATTTTTCTAATGTACTCAGCGGGCTTTTGTTCTGGATACCGCTTCAGGAATATCTGATCAGAGGCACTGGAATTCTCACGGATAATAGGCAGTTGATCAAAAGATCTCCATTGGGCCCTGAAATTTTTCTTTGGATCCCATTCGTGCAGTTTTTGCTACATTGGTTTGTGACTTCTATCCCGATCTTCGTCTTTTTGGCCTGGGCGGGTAAGCTTGGGATTTGGAGTTTACCTCTTTCTTTTATTTCCATGTTCTGCACCGGATTATTCTTAGCGTGTCTTCAAAGTTATTTGGCTCGTGTAAATATCATTCTAAGAGATATTTCTCCTTTAGTAAGATTATTGTCCCAGTTTTTGTTTTGGGGATTGCCGATCCTTTACGAGTCCAAAGGTATTTTAGGAAAATTGAATGTATTCAACCCGTTCTTCTTTCCTTTAGAGGTTTTTAGATCCGCTTTGCTTGTGGGATATATTCCTCAGGCTCGAATTTGGGACTTTCTTCCTTTTCTTGGGATTTTCTTAGGCGTATTTTTTTTAAGCCGTACTAAATTAAATCAGATAGTGTTGGATCACCTTTGA
- a CDS encoding TolC family protein: MLLSIFAASAFLFPFGTLVFPETIPFETTSEDKKGSSVNKPNQNTNPVTTTNTTNAAQTIGKVIDWDVDRLTEYAIANNPLYLSEKQNMGIERGRVITASLYRNPVVQFQQQFIGGTPNSQGGSPETAPGMYQEVDVYGVVPLRTRVAKKSFEASIQDFRNFDRIFRMRLRQNYWAFVFLTLLVDTNKEFYENYSDLLELTKFRVQKGDISPLEFERLELERIQVEKFYRDAIVRRQVIEKDLRILSGLSEEEGVFAFNVDSMKFRPLEEMGLRLKEDFPSIERPDLTALEQRLQEKKMNIELQRRESFGWLQLGGEWRVKGGENYGGVFASIPIPLNDRGQGKVYSAKEEYRKFELALDAKKREVIAEIEAAKKELLAREELLTKYERINLLQKNKQLEEKSRIAYVRGASDQVTFLQAEKNYLTILREYYDLLYLYFNAVENYKAATGKIAEISSANKAQGE, encoded by the coding sequence ATCCTTCTTTCTATTTTTGCCGCTTCCGCATTCTTATTTCCGTTCGGGACACTTGTCTTTCCGGAAACTATTCCTTTTGAAACGACTAGCGAAGATAAAAAAGGAAGCTCGGTTAACAAACCAAATCAAAATACTAATCCTGTAACCACTACTAATACTACAAACGCTGCCCAGACTATAGGCAAGGTCATAGATTGGGATGTGGATCGTTTAACCGAATATGCGATCGCTAACAATCCGCTGTATTTATCCGAAAAACAAAATATGGGGATCGAAAGAGGGCGGGTGATCACCGCTTCCTTGTATAGAAATCCGGTCGTCCAGTTCCAACAACAGTTCATCGGAGGAACTCCTAACTCCCAAGGGGGAAGTCCGGAAACCGCACCCGGAATGTACCAAGAGGTGGATGTGTATGGAGTTGTGCCTCTTAGAACGAGAGTAGCAAAAAAATCCTTCGAAGCGTCCATCCAGGATTTTCGAAATTTCGATCGAATTTTTAGAATGAGGCTTCGCCAAAATTATTGGGCATTCGTATTTCTTACGCTTTTAGTAGATACTAATAAAGAATTCTACGAAAACTATAGCGACCTTTTGGAACTTACCAAGTTTAGAGTACAAAAGGGAGATATCTCTCCTTTGGAATTCGAACGCCTCGAGTTGGAAAGGATACAGGTAGAAAAGTTCTACCGTGATGCGATCGTTCGCAGACAAGTTATTGAAAAAGATCTGCGTATTCTTTCCGGTCTATCGGAAGAAGAAGGTGTATTCGCATTCAATGTGGACTCCATGAAGTTCAGACCTTTGGAAGAAATGGGACTTCGCCTAAAGGAGGACTTTCCTTCCATAGAACGTCCTGACCTTACCGCCTTGGAACAAAGGTTACAAGAAAAGAAGATGAACATAGAACTGCAAAGAAGGGAGTCCTTCGGATGGTTGCAGTTAGGCGGAGAATGGAGGGTCAAAGGCGGGGAGAATTATGGAGGAGTATTCGCTTCCATTCCTATCCCTTTGAACGATAGAGGCCAAGGAAAAGTATATTCTGCAAAAGAAGAATATAGAAAGTTCGAATTGGCCTTGGATGCAAAAAAGAGAGAAGTGATCGCCGAGATAGAAGCCGCTAAAAAAGAACTATTGGCGAGAGAAGAGCTATTAACCAAGTATGAAAGGATCAACCTTCTCCAGAAAAACAAACAATTGGAAGAGAAGTCCAGAATTGCATACGTCCGCGGCGCCTCCGATCAAGTAACCTTCCTCCAAGCAGAAAAAAACTACCTCACCATTCTCAGAGAATATTACGACCTACTATATTTATATTTTAACGCAGTAGAGAATTATAAAGCTGCAACCGGAAAAATCGCGGAAATTTCTTCTGCAAACAAGGCACAGGGAGAATGA
- the pssA gene encoding CDP-diacylglycerol--serine O-phosphatidyltransferase yields the protein MNRRIHWIPNMITLGNLSMGFVSILIASEATGNGPQSYILSGFFILLAAICDGLDGMVARALDATSELGADLDSLADLTAFGIAPGFLFYNMVLGEYKIDVFGKEDLFPIGMLIAAIFPACAAYRLARFNVAHDPSSFTGLPSPIAGITIGFLPIFLGKDHTLPHWLGIPLFVLIAFLMVSNIRYGKPQVAIRSKLTPLRAGLMLGAALIALFFVGFPRWPWLVYGLICLYIFSGLLTFLIHIIQELRVKLD from the coding sequence ATGAATCGCAGGATACATTGGATCCCAAATATGATCACTCTCGGGAACTTGAGTATGGGGTTTGTTTCCATACTGATCGCTTCCGAGGCTACAGGTAACGGACCTCAATCCTATATACTCTCCGGGTTTTTTATCCTACTCGCAGCGATCTGCGACGGATTGGATGGGATGGTGGCTAGAGCTTTGGATGCAACCAGCGAGCTAGGCGCCGACTTAGATAGTCTCGCCGACCTTACTGCATTCGGTATCGCACCTGGATTCCTTTTTTATAATATGGTATTGGGAGAATACAAGATAGACGTATTCGGAAAAGAGGATCTTTTCCCTATCGGAATGTTGATAGCTGCGATCTTTCCTGCTTGTGCCGCATATAGATTAGCTAGATTTAATGTAGCTCACGATCCTTCTTCTTTTACTGGATTACCTTCTCCGATCGCAGGGATCACTATCGGATTCCTTCCTATCTTTTTAGGAAAGGATCATACTCTTCCTCATTGGTTAGGAATTCCTCTGTTTGTCCTGATTGCATTTTTAATGGTTTCCAATATTCGTTACGGAAAGCCTCAGGTAGCGATTCGCTCTAAGCTAACTCCATTGCGCGCAGGTTTGATGCTTGGCGCCGCTTTGATCGCATTATTTTTTGTAGGATTTCCACGTTGGCCTTGGCTTGTTTACGGACTGATCTGTCTTTATATCTTTTCCGGATTATTGACCTTCTTGATCCATATTATCCAAGAACTGAGAGTGAAACTGGATTAA
- a CDS encoding efflux RND transporter periplasmic adaptor subunit, whose product MKLLFQKYKVLIVLALGITIAFFGFKYFSKKKPEKKITEENKNVFTVPEDVLRRHPLTYVGLKEVSQFEELALPGRITYDPESMAKVGSQVEARIKKVLVKEGDKVSQGSPLAILSSIQLGEVEAAYVKARASLDALKMQADRAKELFEMKVTSAKEYEFATMQYKTARTEVETTRIKLDNYGLTPSEIEGIERGIYVSSNLILRSPINGEVTERKAILGQQVTRNEELFTIANLSHLWVLLDVYEKDLGGVREGAQATIFPLGDEHSSVQIQGKVGYVGTVLDNVKRTAKLRIMVSNKGNKLKPGQTVTAKVAGLVVSAGGGKRKMIPLEAVHEIEGKSFVFVPHGDGSFEAVNVIVGDTIEDDIIILGGLPEGSEVVSKGSFVLKSEFLKF is encoded by the coding sequence ATGAAACTATTATTCCAAAAATATAAAGTTCTGATCGTTTTAGCCTTGGGGATCACGATCGCATTTTTCGGGTTCAAATACTTCTCCAAAAAAAAGCCCGAAAAAAAGATCACCGAAGAGAACAAAAACGTATTCACGGTTCCGGAAGACGTACTCAGAAGACACCCTCTCACATATGTAGGCTTAAAAGAAGTTTCTCAATTCGAAGAACTTGCATTACCTGGTAGGATCACCTACGATCCGGAAAGTATGGCAAAGGTCGGCTCTCAGGTAGAGGCCAGGATTAAAAAAGTATTGGTCAAGGAAGGAGATAAGGTTAGCCAAGGATCTCCATTAGCAATTTTATCTTCCATTCAATTGGGAGAAGTAGAAGCAGCCTATGTAAAAGCGAGAGCATCTTTAGATGCTCTGAAAATGCAAGCGGATCGTGCTAAGGAACTTTTCGAGATGAAGGTTACTTCCGCAAAAGAATACGAATTTGCTACTATGCAATACAAAACTGCCAGAACGGAAGTGGAGACCACTCGTATCAAGTTGGACAATTACGGTCTAACTCCTTCCGAGATAGAAGGGATTGAAAGAGGGATCTATGTTTCTTCTAATTTAATCCTTAGAAGTCCTATCAACGGAGAAGTCACCGAAAGAAAAGCAATCCTAGGTCAACAAGTGACTCGTAACGAGGAATTATTCACGATCGCCAACTTAAGTCATCTTTGGGTCTTGCTAGATGTATACGAAAAAGATTTAGGTGGGGTGAGAGAAGGCGCACAGGCAACAATCTTTCCTCTTGGAGACGAACACAGTAGCGTTCAGATCCAAGGAAAAGTGGGTTATGTCGGAACAGTTTTAGATAACGTGAAACGTACCGCAAAACTTCGGATCATGGTTTCCAATAAAGGAAATAAGCTAAAGCCGGGTCAAACTGTTACTGCAAAAGTTGCTGGTCTTGTAGTGAGCGCGGGAGGAGGGAAACGTAAGATGATCCCTCTAGAAGCAGTCCACGAAATAGAAGGAAAATCTTTCGTATTCGTTCCTCATGGAGACGGTAGTTTTGAGGCGGTAAACGTAATCGTAGGAGACACGATAGAAGACGATATAATCATCTTAGGCGGGCTTCCTGAAGGCTCGGAAGTTGTCTCCAAAGGATCTTTCGTTTTAAAGAGCGAATTCCTTAAGTTTTAA
- the tsaD gene encoding tRNA (adenosine(37)-N6)-threonylcarbamoyltransferase complex transferase subunit TsaD, producing MIGLGIETSCDETSLAIVKDGKELLSLKIFSQIDLHKPFRGIVPEIASRAHLEKINPLLSEVLEESGLTLSDLDYVAVTRSPGLTGSLMIGAQLARSIHAVYGTPIVPLCHLQAHFAVLHLEGVEPVFPVLGLLLSGGNSAIYKIPHFGKMEVVGDTMDDALGEAFDKVAGLLSLPYPGGPPIEKEASKYVPDPKEKDLLPLLLRNLEQDRVAFSFSGLKTAVSHLIAKQPELSTQAVCYHFQETAFELVERNLKRAVSITGIKRIVAGGGVLANSTLRNRLSRFAEKNSLEFFSPQKKIYCTDNGAMVAALGYYLFKQGYSKSLDFTVSPVRQETYI from the coding sequence ATGATCGGTCTTGGAATAGAGACTAGCTGCGACGAAACCAGTCTCGCCATTGTAAAAGACGGGAAAGAATTACTTTCTCTCAAAATTTTTAGCCAGATAGATTTGCACAAACCTTTTAGAGGGATTGTTCCGGAGATCGCCTCTCGCGCTCATTTGGAAAAGATCAACCCTTTGCTTTCTGAAGTCTTAGAAGAATCCGGACTTACTCTTTCCGATCTAGACTATGTGGCTGTGACTAGATCTCCAGGATTAACCGGCTCTCTAATGATCGGTGCACAACTCGCAAGATCTATTCATGCTGTGTATGGAACACCTATCGTTCCACTTTGTCATTTGCAGGCTCATTTTGCAGTATTACATTTAGAAGGAGTCGAGCCGGTTTTTCCAGTATTGGGGCTACTTCTGTCTGGTGGGAACTCTGCAATCTACAAGATCCCTCATTTTGGCAAAATGGAAGTGGTAGGAGATACAATGGACGATGCCTTGGGAGAAGCCTTTGATAAAGTTGCCGGCCTATTATCCTTACCTTATCCCGGCGGACCTCCCATCGAAAAGGAAGCTTCCAAGTATGTTCCCGACCCAAAGGAAAAGGACCTTTTACCTCTGTTACTTAGGAATTTGGAACAGGACCGTGTCGCGTTTTCTTTTTCAGGTTTAAAAACTGCAGTTTCTCATTTGATCGCAAAACAACCCGAATTGTCTACTCAGGCGGTATGTTATCATTTCCAAGAGACGGCGTTCGAACTTGTGGAGAGAAATCTAAAACGTGCGGTCTCCATTACCGGGATCAAACGGATCGTAGCAGGAGGAGGGGTCTTGGCGAATTCTACACTTCGTAACAGATTATCCCGATTCGCGGAAAAAAATTCCCTGGAATTTTTTTCTCCCCAAAAAAAGATCTACTGCACGGATAACGGCGCGATGGTTGCTGCCCTCGGTTATTATCTATTTAAGCAGGGATATTCTAAGAGTTTGGACTTTACCGTAAGTCCGGTAAGGCAGGAGACCTATATATGA
- a CDS encoding LA_1448 family UV-C exposure upregulated protein, whose protein sequence is MNYLSFFRIFATFFLLLLLFDCASRKKEIGDKDLKLVLEYLTEARLAERLNYASEQTIRKDSEILEAACERYQLDKDSVMEQIRIKYPKTYFALVGKNEE, encoded by the coding sequence GTGAACTATCTTTCCTTTTTCCGCATATTTGCGACCTTCTTCCTATTACTTCTATTATTCGATTGTGCCTCCCGAAAAAAAGAGATCGGAGACAAGGACTTAAAACTAGTCCTTGAATATCTGACAGAGGCCCGCCTTGCGGAAAGATTGAATTACGCTTCCGAACAAACGATTCGAAAGGATTCCGAAATTTTGGAAGCAGCCTGCGAAAGATACCAACTAGATAAGGATTCCGTAATGGAACAAATTCGAATCAAATATCCGAAGACTTACTTCGCATTGGTCGGCAAAAATGAAGAATAA
- a CDS encoding LIC12298 family protein yields MMIRSLQDSGAYERNRKGLAGAGFDWREKVRSSEPNSKTFADYLEESFQGDLVQDGNWFSETLSELSKKNLRKI; encoded by the coding sequence ATGATGATTCGATCTCTACAAGATTCAGGTGCTTACGAGAGAAACCGTAAAGGTCTCGCAGGAGCGGGATTCGATTGGAGGGAAAAAGTTCGTTCTTCTGAGCCGAACTCTAAGACCTTCGCGGATTATTTGGAAGAATCTTTCCAAGGGGACTTAGTCCAGGATGGAAATTGGTTCTCTGAAACACTTTCCGAGCTGAGTAAGAAGAACCTGAGAAAAATTTAA
- a CDS encoding JAB domain-containing protein: MAERWGSGLDPRSRIFHDAENLEDWELIAVLLGKGSRGLPVEDLSRDILKMSRGLGGLLSSNIPRNFRINGLGKAKVSILLAALELAKRLKYKSIRMAGYNPKTLSSYLKGLFFPLKRECFVLATISPAGDLLRVEIVSKGSLEEVGVLPRDLVRIILNDEASQAILAHNHPGMICYPSQEDWEVYFNLKELLGNLDVELLDHWIFGIDGIFSCKQSTRLEEN, translated from the coding sequence TTGGCTGAGCGCTGGGGCTCAGGCCTGGATCCTAGATCCCGTATCTTTCATGATGCAGAGAATCTGGAAGATTGGGAACTGATTGCCGTTCTTTTGGGCAAAGGGAGCAGGGGCCTTCCTGTCGAAGATCTCAGCCGAGATATCCTAAAAATGTCCCGAGGATTGGGAGGACTTCTCTCATCCAATATTCCTAGAAATTTTCGCATCAACGGTCTGGGAAAGGCAAAGGTGAGTATTCTACTTGCTGCCCTTGAACTTGCTAAAAGACTCAAATACAAGTCCATCCGAATGGCGGGTTATAACCCGAAAACCCTTTCTTCTTATCTTAAGGGTTTATTCTTCCCTTTAAAAAGAGAATGTTTTGTATTAGCGACTATCTCTCCTGCAGGAGATCTTTTAAGAGTAGAGATCGTTTCCAAAGGTAGTCTGGAAGAAGTGGGAGTTCTTCCCAGGGATTTGGTCCGGATCATACTGAATGACGAGGCTTCTCAAGCGATACTGGCCCATAATCATCCCGGCATGATCTGTTATCCGAGCCAAGAGGATTGGGAAGTCTATTTCAATTTAAAAGAACTGCTTGGCAATTTGGACGTAGAGCTCTTGGACCATTGGATTTTTGGAATTGACGGGATCTTTTCCTGCAAACAATCTACTCGACTAGAAGAGAACTAA
- a CDS encoding type II toxin-antitoxin system VapC family toxin, protein MRTILLDTQIILWFLLEDPKLPPIIKELCKEEDTRLLFHQVSLWEIQIKYDLGKLPLPEMPGYFLVNACVQSGLEKSAMQDEAIFFLTRLPNIHRDPFDRLLLSHAMINGWEFATTDEILKKYPVRILENIKT, encoded by the coding sequence TTGAGAACGATCCTATTAGACACCCAGATCATTCTCTGGTTTTTATTGGAAGATCCAAAACTCCCTCCGATCATTAAAGAACTCTGCAAGGAAGAAGATACCAGGCTTCTATTCCATCAAGTCTCCCTTTGGGAAATCCAGATTAAATACGATTTAGGTAAATTACCTCTGCCTGAAATGCCCGGATATTTTTTAGTGAATGCATGCGTTCAATCCGGTTTGGAAAAATCGGCGATGCAAGACGAAGCGATTTTTTTCTTAACTAGACTTCCTAATATACACAGGGATCCGTTTGACAGACTGCTTCTTTCCCATGCAATGATCAACGGTTGGGAATTTGCGACTACGGATGAGATACTTAAAAAATATCCGGTTAGAATATTAGAAAATATTAAAACTTAA
- the lexA gene encoding transcriptional repressor LexA: MKDLTEKQLAVLQFITSVIKERGFPPTIREIGDEFGITAKGAYDHLKAIEKKGYLKTSKNQSRAIELTRQSPFESLPVPTPSIPLLGRVAAGLPILAEENIEAYIPVPEEMASKGITFALKVQGDSMIEAGINDGDVAIIQKKDIARNGEIVVALIEDEATLKVYFKEADHVRLEARNPKYKPIRSKKVTIVGKLIGLYRSY, encoded by the coding sequence ATGAAGGACTTAACGGAAAAGCAGCTCGCAGTTTTACAATTTATTACCAGTGTGATCAAAGAAAGAGGCTTTCCGCCGACGATCCGAGAGATTGGAGATGAGTTTGGGATCACTGCAAAGGGTGCTTACGATCACCTAAAAGCCATCGAGAAAAAAGGATATCTTAAAACCTCCAAAAACCAGTCCAGAGCAATCGAGCTTACCCGCCAAAGTCCATTCGAAAGTTTACCGGTTCCCACCCCAAGCATTCCTCTCTTAGGTAGAGTTGCCGCCGGACTGCCCATCCTGGCCGAAGAAAATATCGAAGCATATATACCAGTTCCGGAGGAGATGGCCTCTAAAGGGATTACCTTTGCTCTGAAAGTGCAAGGTGATTCCATGATAGAAGCTGGAATTAACGACGGAGACGTGGCGATTATCCAGAAAAAGGATATAGCCCGAAATGGAGAGATCGTAGTCGCACTCATCGAAGACGAGGCTACTCTAAAAGTATATTTTAAAGAAGCGGATCATGTTCGTCTGGAAGCTCGAAATCCAAAATACAAACCCATCCGTAGTAAAAAAGTAACCATCGTAGGAAAGCTGATCGGTCTTTATCGTTCCTATTGA
- a CDS encoding S41 family peptidase, which translates to MKNKERFAWASLVLILFTTLVFRPVHAKAVSETAEKYLQLFHEVFGLMQNGYVETVDEEKAFLGAIKGMLGSLGDPHSSFLEEEEYRQMREETRGSFGGVGMEVAYTDGAIVVVSPIEDTPAMKAGILPQDRIIEIDGKSTSNLGYAEGIKLMRGKPGSSVSIKVERKNIKEPLQFTLVRENIKIRYVRSFFFEKEKVGYLRLNQFMGENTLEEFKKHLKSLADKKSEGLIVDLRMNPGGLLPLSVALSDIFLPEGLDIVSVRGRGGELADVSKSTGKGDKYTTIPLVVLINEGSASASEIFAGAIQDHKRGKIVGVTSFGKGSVQIVYPLSFGMAVKLTVQKYYTPSGKSLHGKGIQPDVLVKGIEPNEDDRFYLRKMSEKKLLDQLVSKYPEYNEQNFLNFEKALKEQGIKLSSDVARAVYKNKTQAEKDRTMTDLELDPQLKKAVDLLSSKS; encoded by the coding sequence ATGAAGAATAAAGAAAGATTTGCCTGGGCCAGTTTGGTTCTGATCTTATTTACCACGCTCGTATTTCGCCCGGTCCATGCAAAAGCGGTTTCCGAAACCGCCGAAAAATACCTGCAATTATTCCACGAAGTTTTCGGGCTCATGCAGAACGGTTATGTAGAAACCGTAGACGAAGAAAAAGCATTTTTAGGCGCGATCAAGGGAATGTTAGGATCTCTCGGAGATCCTCATTCTTCTTTTTTGGAAGAAGAAGAATATAGGCAGATGCGCGAAGAGACTCGAGGATCTTTCGGCGGAGTCGGAATGGAAGTAGCTTATACCGACGGCGCTATAGTAGTCGTTTCTCCGATTGAGGATACTCCTGCTATGAAGGCCGGTATTTTGCCGCAAGATAGGATCATAGAAATAGACGGAAAAAGTACCTCAAATTTGGGCTACGCGGAAGGTATCAAACTAATGCGCGGAAAGCCGGGAAGTTCCGTAAGTATTAAGGTAGAAAGAAAAAATATCAAAGAACCTCTACAGTTTACCTTAGTAAGAGAAAACATCAAGATACGATATGTTCGTTCCTTCTTCTTTGAAAAAGAAAAAGTAGGATATCTCCGTTTGAACCAGTTCATGGGAGAAAACACATTAGAAGAATTTAAAAAACATCTGAAATCCCTTGCCGATAAAAAATCGGAAGGGCTGATCGTGGATCTAAGAATGAATCCCGGCGGTTTATTACCTTTATCCGTCGCATTGTCCGATATTTTTCTACCGGAAGGATTGGATATAGTTTCCGTGAGAGGAAGAGGCGGAGAACTTGCAGATGTTTCCAAGTCGACTGGCAAAGGAGATAAATATACAACTATACCTTTAGTCGTCCTTATAAACGAAGGTTCCGCCTCCGCTTCGGAAATTTTTGCGGGAGCGATCCAGGATCATAAAAGAGGGAAAATTGTAGGAGTTACTTCTTTCGGAAAAGGATCCGTTCAGATTGTTTATCCACTTTCTTTCGGAATGGCCGTAAAGCTTACGGTCCAAAAGTATTATACTCCTTCCGGCAAATCACTTCACGGAAAAGGTATCCAACCGGACGTGCTTGTAAAAGGTATAGAGCCAAATGAGGATGATCGTTTTTATCTCAGAAAGATGAGTGAAAAAAAACTACTAGACCAACTTGTTTCCAAGTATCCTGAATATAATGAGCAAAATTTTTTAAATTTTGAAAAGGCGCTGAAAGAACAAGGGATCAAACTCAGTTCGGATGTCGCAAGGGCGGTTTATAAAAATAAAACTCAGGCCGAAAAAGACAGAACTATGACCGATTTGGAATTGGATCCTCAGTTGAAAAAGGCAGTGGATCTACTTTCTTCCAAGTCTTAA
- a CDS encoding type II toxin-antitoxin system Phd/YefM family antitoxin has protein sequence MTKKQLNHLKTNSRLNIDYFMKKINLSEAKAHLGRYLKAASSGERIVIAERNRPIVELVAIHTSKTKKLKPGLLAGKFTVPDDFNSPLVEFESDFYGE, from the coding sequence ATGACCAAAAAACAATTGAACCATTTAAAGACCAATAGTAGACTAAATATAGACTACTTTATGAAAAAGATCAATTTAAGCGAGGCAAAGGCGCATTTAGGGCGTTATTTAAAAGCGGCCAGTTCTGGCGAAAGAATTGTAATCGCTGAACGAAATCGCCCTATCGTAGAATTAGTCGCCATACATACATCTAAGACAAAAAAGCTCAAACCTGGGCTTCTGGCCGGTAAATTCACCGTACCGGATGATTTCAATTCACCTCTTGTAGAATTCGAATCCGATTTTTACGGGGAATGA